Genomic DNA from Veillonella criceti:
AATGGTCTGGTAAGTAATAATTAAAAAATAATAAAATAATTAAAGTTAATATTATAGTGATAGATATACAGTACTATGCCTAAGTCAGTTTAAGTGTAGTACTGTTTCTTTTATGAATATATATTCTTATGGCTTAAACTGTTCGTCATCCGTTTTAGTAAAGTGGATGAGTTTATGATTAAATAACTATTGACATTGTATAAAAATACAATTATAATTACCTAAGCATAGTAATATAAGTCTATGCGTATTTGTACTTGTATAAAGTTATTAATTTTAAGCGTTAAGAAAAATACTTTAAGATGTATACAAAGGAAAGGGTTAGCTATGAGTTTTGATTGGAGTTTAATTTGGGACAATTTCCCCATATTATTGCAAGGGGCCGTCATTACAATCCAAATTACAGTAATGGCTGTAGGTTGTGGTTTTTTCATTGGTATGATTGCTGCATTAGCGAATTTATCGCGTTTTAAAATTATTCGTTTATTAGTAAAATGTTATGTAGAATTATTCCGTGGTACACCACTGTTGGTACAAATCTTTATGATTTACTTTGCTTTGCCTATGGTAATCGGTCAATCCATCAATCCATATGTAGCAGCTGTTACGGCATGTAGTATTAACTCTGGTGCGTATGTATCTGAAATTTTCCGGGCCGGGATTCAATCTATTGATAAAGGACAAATGGAAGCTGGTCGTTCCTTAGGTTTAACTTGGGCACAGACTATGCGCTATATTGTAATGCCACAAGCCTTTAAAGCGATTATTCCGCCTCTTGGTAATGAATTTATCGCTATGATGAAAGATACATCGTTGGTATCTGTTATTGGCTTTGAAGAATTAACACGTCGTGGTCAACTTATTATTGCGCGTACTTATGGTTCTTTTGAGATTTGGACAGCTGTGGCCATTATCTATTTGGTAATGACATTGAGTATTTCACAGTTAGTGGCCTTCCTTGAAAGGAGATATAATATCAAATGATTAAGATGATTGATGTTCATAAAAGTTTTGGCAAAAATGAAGTGCTAAAAGGGATTAATCTTCATGTAGAACGCGGTGAAGTAGTAGTTATTATTGGTCCTTCTGGTTCTGGTAAAAGTACAGTATTGCGTTGTATGAACTATTTAGAAGAACCTACGTCTGGCGATGTTATCGTAGATGGGATGAATTTGAATAATAAAGAAAATATCAATAATGTGCGCGCTGAAGTGGGCATGGTATTTCAACGTTTTAACTTATTCCCTCATATGACGGTATTAGATAATATTACATTAGCCCCACAAAAAATTCGTAAGAGTTCTAAAGGGGAAGCTGAAACGATTGCTCTTGAGTTATTGGATAAAGTAGGGTTAAAAGACAAGGCTCATTCCTATCCAGAACAGCTGTCAGGTGGTCAACAGCAACGTGTGGCTATTGCCCGTGCTTTAGCTATGAAACCAAAAGTAATGCTGTTCGATGAGCCGACATCAGCCCTTGATCCAGAAATGGTTAGTGAAGTATTAGATGTAATGAAAGAGTTAGCCAAGGAAGGTATGACAATGGTTGTCGTAACTCATGAAATGGGCTTTGCTAAAGAAGTAGGGACTCGAGTTCTTTTTGTGGATGAAGGAAAAATCTTGGAAGAAGGTACACCTGTTGATGTGTTTGAGCATCCCAAAAA
This window encodes:
- a CDS encoding amino acid ABC transporter permease; the encoded protein is MSFDWSLIWDNFPILLQGAVITIQITVMAVGCGFFIGMIAALANLSRFKIIRLLVKCYVELFRGTPLLVQIFMIYFALPMVIGQSINPYVAAVTACSINSGAYVSEIFRAGIQSIDKGQMEAGRSLGLTWAQTMRYIVMPQAFKAIIPPLGNEFIAMMKDTSLVSVIGFEELTRRGQLIIARTYGSFEIWTAVAIIYLVMTLSISQLVAFLERRYNIK
- a CDS encoding amino acid ABC transporter ATP-binding protein, whose translation is MIKMIDVHKSFGKNEVLKGINLHVERGEVVVIIGPSGSGKSTVLRCMNYLEEPTSGDVIVDGMNLNNKENINNVRAEVGMVFQRFNLFPHMTVLDNITLAPQKIRKSSKGEAETIALELLDKVGLKDKAHSYPEQLSGGQQQRVAIARALAMKPKVMLFDEPTSALDPEMVSEVLDVMKELAKEGMTMVVVTHEMGFAKEVGTRVLFVDEGKILEEGTPVDVFEHPKNERTQLFLSKIL